AATGGCAAAATTGCACCATTGATTGGAGATATGGGATGAGGAGTAGAGAATAAGACTAATGTTAAGTTACTGGGGTACTGGAAAAATAATATAGTGCCTTCTATAGAAATAGGAAAGCTTGGAAGAAGGgggatttagggggaaagataatgaattctgctttgaacatattgaatttaaaatgtctccAGTATACCCAGGTGAAATGCCCAATATTTAAGTGGTGATGCAAGATTGAAGTTCAGGGGAGAAACTGGGGAAGGATATATAGATCTATGAGTCATCGATATGAAGATAATCAATAGAAACTAATATTTCTAAGaaaagggaatacaaagaaaggagtAAAGGACCAAGATAAAAAAATTGGGAACAAACCCCCAGTTAAGGGATGTTGATGGTACTATGGAGAgatcaccaggcctggaatcaagaagacttgagtttaaatctgacctcaaacatgtattagctgtgtgaccttgggcaagtacgtcacttaacctctttttgccttagtttcctcaaatgtaaaatgggaatatcacctctctcccaggattgttgtgaggatcacatgaaataattgtaaagtgtttagcacagtgcttgacacataagAGGCACTACATAATTTCTgaaatctctttcagctctaaatcctttgGCCACAAGAAATATGGATCAGAATATAGACCCTGAGTCCAGACTTAGGGAAAATcggactttctttttctctgttccccCTTGAAAGCAACCTACCTCTTTCTACAAGGGGTGAGATAAGTAGTCTTTTTGTGTTGGATATTGTATtgggagttgggggagagggggcGGTTAGAGTGTTGGAATGAAGTCATCTTAGACCATACAATTCAAGACCGAGGTTCTGAAGAATGGGATGTGTAGTTGGGGGTCAGGTGTATTTAGATGTCCAGGATGAAGCACTAGGGAAAGCCAGAGATTGGAGTGCTCTAGCTTGGGGAATTGTGTGGCTGGGTTGAGTTATGATCTGGAATGATCATATGTTGGGATTGGAGTGTTGAGGTTAGGGGATATAGTATTTAGAGTgtagtgtcagaggtaggagtTGGGGAGTTGGACTGTCTGAAGTTGAAATCCTGTCATCCTGATGGAGTCGAAATATCAGGGTTCTACTGTCAAGATAAGGGTTTGAGGTTAATAATTAGGCATTGGAGTGAAATAAAATTGTGGCATGTGAGAGTTGAAGTTTGTATATAGGAATTTTAAGGTGAAAAAAGGCTGAATGGTTGGAGTCTTGAGACTCTAGAGTGCTGAGGGTTTGAAGAGTTGAATATTTAGCATGCTTCCAATATCCTGAGATATAGGAAGATTGGGTGTAAATTTGGGGTGTAGTTGGGTTAGGATGTTGCCAGACTAGGGACTTGAAATTTGGGATTACAATTAAGGTTTTGTATATTGGAAGTTGAGGACTAAAAGTTTGGTGGAGTAGAGTTAGAGTTTGGGTTTTGGAGTGTTGGGTTTTGAAGTATTGGAGTATTAAAGGATTTTGAAGGTGGAAGTATTAAAGGCTTGGTATCTGGGGTTAGAAATTCAAAGCTGAGAGTTAAGGACCCGGATTTTTTAGGTTAGAGTATTTTTTACTTGAGAAAATTGTAGGGATTTTATTGTTGGGATGTTGTAGGTTAGGTGTTGGGGTACTGGGTATGCAGTGTAATGGTTTTGTGGATTTGAGGACTGGAGTGTTTGAGAGTTTGGGATTAGGAGAGTGGAGTTGAATTTGGGGTGTTGGGATGTTGGATGTTTGGAGGTTTGAGGTTAAAGAGTTTGGGGTGCTGAAAGTTCAGGGGTTGGAGATAGGTGGACAGCCTAAATATCTTTGTGGCAGGGAATTGTTTTAGAAAGTCCTGAGTTCCTTCCAGGTCAGGGTCTCaggaagggggtggaaagggaaggagCAGGGCATCCAACATGGCGGCACCTCAACTTCTTCTCCCAGCTccccccctcctttcctccccactcccccgcCCGGCCTGGTCCACGGGTGCCCGGATGTGGGTGACGTGCGGCCGCCATCTTCCCGTCCCCAGGCTCAGCAGCACCATTCGGAGCCAGTGCGAGCCAGAGCCGCCGCCGCTGCTGTCCCCGCCCGCCCGCGCGCCCGCCCGCCCCCGCCATGTGAGTCTGCACCGCCCGGCGCCTGGCGCAGTCCCCGGGGCTGCCATGGGCCCCCTTGCACTGCCCGGAGCCACCCTCCTACTCTCACTCCTTCcacctcctcctcatcttcttcttcctcctcctcctccccgccACCGCTGCCTCAGCTGCCACCCTCCCAGCCGTCCCCACCCTTGCTGCCCGGGCGCCCTCTGGGAGCTGGGCCCGGCCGTGCCCAAGGGCGATTCGAGCCCGGGCTGCAGCCTCCCGCGCTGCCGCCGCCCCGGTCCACCCCGGCCCACTCCGGCCCTGCAGGCTGGGTTCTGTCCCCTCCAGCCTGGCCAGCCGCTGGGGCGTCGCTTTTGATTTTAGAGGAGGGGTTGGGTCGGGGCTGTCAAAGCCCCAAGAGGATGGGGAACGAGGAGCTAAAAATACCCGGGCCCCGGGGTAACCCGGGGCTGCAGAGTCGCAGTGTAGAGCTGAGACCAAGCCCCGAGCCAACCAATCCGACCCACCCCTGGAGATGCCTGACATCAGCCCTAGCACAGCGGACCCCGGCGTTTCGGCCTCGCATGCCGGTCTCAGCCGCCCCGCAAAGTCTCAATGGTCTTGGCAGCCTCCACCAACCCACCCTTACCCCCCCCAGCCTGAGGATCTGGGACCTGCCCTCAGTTCCCAGGCTTCCAGGGGCCCTGAGAGGAGATGAGAAGTCTCACTACCACAGTGCTCGAGCCCATTGCCTCGTTCTTCAAAGGAAAACTGATGTGCAGAGAGAAATGACTGAGTCTCAGAATCTGAGGCTGAAAGGGTTTGCCTGATGTCTTCCTGTGGGGAGAGCTGGGGACCCGGGAGAGGTGGGGGCTGGCAGCATCTGCTGTGAAGGGCTGGATGTCCTTGTGTCAAGACACTACTTTGCCACTTACACCCTCAGGTCTGCTCCTGCTACTGCCATGCCTCCTGCTGCCCCAGCAGGAGAAGGGGGCCCTCCTGCCGCCCCCCCAAACCTCACTAGCAACAGGAGGCTGCAGCAAACCCAGGCCCAGGTGGATGAGGTGAGCCTAGAGGAAGGAGAagtgaaagaaagggaaaggggggtAAGGAGAGTCTGCCTCGTGATCAGTACCATGGACAGATCACTGCTGAGTGCCTTGAGGTACTACAGCTTTTGGGCTGGGAGTGAGTTTAGGGGAAGAGGCACCAATGTTTCTCGCATTAGCGGTATTGGACCGAGACCTGTGTCACTGTTGTCATGCCTATGGTCATCTGGTAAGTTAGTTGGCTTTGCTCCTTCGCTTTACCCTTCGAGTTCTGGGCCTGGTGTGTTGGGCTGTTGTATACTAGGCATGTTGAAGGTTTGTAGGTAATGGGTAAGTCTCATTGTTTTATGCCTTTGTGTGTAAAGGGGATGTTTCTGACCTACATCCAATGTGTTCCTGGGTTCTGCCAGTATGTCTGAGGCATGTACCTCGATCAGCTTTTGGCATGCCCTTGCTCTGTGTCCCAGAAGGGTCCTGTGTATGCAATTACGCCTTAAGTGTCCCTGGtattactttgtgccagacagcTCCTGTACATCAGGTTATAGTTAGCTCAAGGTTTGTGTCCTAGCATATATCACATGTATTATGTCCTTGGGGGGTTGTCCTATTTGTGTGATGCTTGAATCTATTTCCGGGCATAGTTTGTGACATATCTGTAATATTGCTTTTGTGAATCAATGGCATGAGCTTAAACATGTTGACCCTCTCCTCCTCCATTGTCTAGGTGGTGGATATCATGCGGGTGAATGTGGACAAGGTCCTAGAGCGGGACCAGAAGTTATCAGAACTAGATGACCGTGCAGATGCCCTCCAGGCTGGGGCTTCCCAGTTTGAGACAAGTGCTGCTAAGCTCAAGCGTAAATACTGGTGGAAAAACCTCAAAGTAAGGGGACTTGAGGAGGGAATGAGGGTGGGTTGGCAAGGGGAGGAAATTGGGAGAATGGAGTAAAGTATTCTCATGGGCTGACTGATACTAAAGCaaaactatgtgaccttggatgagtcacttctATTTGGGCTTcgatttcctcctctctaaaatgaaggggttataTTAGGTGATTACTaaaggatttctttttaataCCCTGATACATTTTGTTCTTTAAAGAAATGGTTTGGAGGGTGGGAAATGGGCAGAGCTTGGAGCTCGGACCTTTCCCCTTACTAACCTGATTATCCCCTCCAtccctcttctcattttccttttcttcttcctctctctgtctctctcctccctcttttctctctccccttttcttcttttcctcactcTCTATCCATCTCCTCATttcaccttttccttctttcctcttttccttctttctacccCCCCTCCATCTCAGATGATGATCATCCTTGGAGTGATATGCgccatcatcctcatcctcatcattGGTGAGTAGGGTGCTGAGGGAGGAGGTTCAGATACTGTGGCCCAAttagaaggggaaagaaatagtCTTTTCCATCTGCCCTTTGTGGGATCATTGAGTCCCACTAGCATCTCCAGAGCTTTACTTCCTAAACAGGGCTGATGAAACTCCAGATAAGAGTGGAGGGGGGCTGGGCAGAACTGAGGAGGGCTGAGTATAAGTGAAAGATTCCCTCCATGGGGAGACATGGACCAAGCCTGACCCTAACACTCTTTGGGTCTCTCCACAGTTTATTTCAGCACCTAAGTCCACAGCAGGAGCTGCCCCTGCCCGGGAGAGGGGCCCCTCCCCTCCATGGCTCTCCCTCTCTCAGCCATATCTTCCAGCCCCTTCTCCTGTTCCACCTCCGGTGTGTCTGCGTGTGTGTCCCCCCCTTGTAAATAGCCAGCtgttatttatacatatataatattatatatatttggtcTGTTTGTAGTTTTATTACTAGAAGATTTTTTCTGGTTGTTCTTAACTTCTCTCCTCTGCCCAtcatccttttctctcccctaaTTCTtcactcctctccttttcttttgacCCATAGTTCCTTCGTGTGCATCTGCTATGCAacattctctgttttctttccatcttccttcttgCCTGGAGTTAGCTGTTCATCTCTcccatccatctctctcctcccagGAACCTGGGGCTCCCCCTTATTTATGGACTATCCAATCATTATGGACTGTGACAAAGATTCCCTTTGCCACCTCTCCCTCCCCAGTGTCTCCTGGGAgctttgagaatttaaattagCATGTCATTTACATAACCACAccctttttgttttgcttttcagttTCAGTCATTCCTGCCTCCTGACCTCTGTTGGGTCTCCTTTTACCTATTAAACATACCTATGGGTCCTCCAATTCTACCCTTATTTGCACGACATTTACATAAGTGAGGGGTTGTTTGCTTTTAACACATGGGAGCCTGTGgtctcccccaccccattccaTTTTTTCCACCATCCATTTCCTTCTAACTCTTGTCTGTCATCATCCTCCTTTCCTAATTCCTCCTTCCCAGAAATACCTCCCCAACTCTCAACCCCACAGCTGGTATGTAAGTGTCTTAAAGTTAAATGTTTTGATGGACCAATAATTCTGCCACTTGGGGGTCTCCACATTCCTACTCCCCATATTTGGTAGGGGGGCTCACTGACATTATCAAAAGGGTCCCCCTCACCTGCCCCTCCCACCCCAGATGGGATGAATTGGGGAACCCTGCTACATTCCGATTCTTATCTAGGAGGGGAGACCACCAGCCAACAGGGGCTGTCACTGCCGTGGGGAGCCTGGTAAGGGGGCTGAGGAACACCTCACAAGTCCTCCATGGACCTCCTCCCCTCTGAGCCAACTCCTTGTGGGGAACAGAGCTGATAGCTCACCCTGGGTGTCCAGGGAGGGTTTGCAAAGGCCTGTCATTGCCCACCTTCTTTGGTTGCCCCCCTGAATTCAAAGAAGGGGGAAATAGTCACTGCCAGAATGTGTTGTTGGAGGAGGAGACATTtagtcccttcctctctccaagggaagaaaggaatgaatctTGTGAGGTCCTATATAGGCTGAAGGGAGTTGGTGGTTAAAGGAGGAGGGTCAAAAAGTCTCTTTAAATGGCACAATTTGTGGGGGGGAAACAGGGGAAGATATAGTCTTTTAACTTGCCACTAGATCTCCGTGTTCCCTCCATTCCACTTTCTGGGAGGTTGAGGAGAAAGAGAGCTGCCTACTGGGTTGGGGGTGGTGGAGATATGGGGGTGGGACTCTGTTCTAGACCCCCCCCATTCCCTATCCCTACCCTATCCCCTTCAGTGCCCCCAATTCTGTGGCAAATCCAGATTGtgaaaatgtacaataaataaatgtgtgatgAGAAACCAGatagtgtgtgtgtatctttgttCAGTTTGGGACCTGGATTTCCTAAAGGGAGGGGACATGGGTTGGCTATGCATGTGGAGAGAGTGAGGTAGGGTTAGACTCCAATCAAAGGAAGGAGGGATGCTGTAGCTTAAGCCTGAGAAAGGGAGTCATTAGGAGAGAAAGCTAGAGAACATGGGCAAAGAAGAAGACAGAGCAAACAAGGCCTTGAAATTGTGGCCTGATCCAGAGTGAAATGTAGCTTCAAAGCTAACTACAAGGAGAGGCCATAGAAtatgtaatggaaagaattccTCACATCTGTTAAGTTTTTTCATAGCCATTAATGTATATGATTTCCCAAACCCA
The window above is part of the Gracilinanus agilis isolate LMUSP501 chromosome 4, AgileGrace, whole genome shotgun sequence genome. Proteins encoded here:
- the VAMP2 gene encoding vesicle-associated membrane protein 2, producing the protein MSAPATAMPPAAPAGEGGPPAAPPNLTSNRRLQQTQAQVDEVVDIMRVNVDKVLERDQKLSELDDRADALQAGASQFETSAAKLKRKYWWKNLKMMIILGVICAIILILIIVYFST